The following are from one region of the Mauremys reevesii isolate NIE-2019 linkage group 2, ASM1616193v1, whole genome shotgun sequence genome:
- the PCMTD1 gene encoding protein-L-isoaspartate O-methyltransferase domain-containing protein 1 isoform X2 has translation MKILLKVGGILVMPIEDQLTQILRTGQNTWESKNILAVSFAPLVQPNRNDNSKRDTVGLPPCAVRNLQDLSRIYIRRTLRNFINDEMQAKGIPQKPPPKRKRRRCRRRRINTYVFVGNQLIPQPLDSEEDERMEEDNKDDDDKDHNEALKPEEPPRNVLREKIMSLPLPESLKAYLTYYREK, from the exons CTAACACAAATCCTGCGAACTGGACAGAACACTTGGGAAAGTAAAAACATCCTTGCTGTTTCATTTGCTCCATTAGTACAACCCAATAGGAATGACAACAGCAAACGTGATACTGTGGGACTCC CCCCATGTGCTGTTAGGAATCTACAGGACTTATCTCGGATCTACATTAGACGCACTCTTCGAAATTTCATAAATGATGAGATGCAAGCCAAGGGTATCCCTCAGAAGCCCCCACCAAAACGAAAACGCAGGAGGTGCCGTAGACGCAGGATTAACACCTATGTGTTTGTAGGCAATCAGCTCATTCCTCAGCCTCTAGACAGTGAAGAGGATGAAAGGATGGAAGAAGACAAcaaagatgatgatgataaagaTCACAATGAAGCCTTGAAGCCAGAGGAACCTCCTCGAAATGTATTGCGAGAAAAAATTATGAGTCTACCGCTACCCGAATCTTTAAAAGCATACTTGACGTACTACAGAGAAAAGTAA